In a genomic window of Occallatibacter riparius:
- a CDS encoding SDR family NAD(P)-dependent oxidoreductase, producing MNYELRTANSLLGKSALVTGGAKRIGRAIALALAGAGADVTITFRGSGDEAVETVDAIEQLGRRGFALECNVRSQQSVRHAVASTVAEHGRLDILVNNAAIFESADLDQITLEQWDAIFETNTRGPFLFAREAIPHLRATRGRIINMGSLGGLHPWADHGHYCSSKAAVHMLTKCMAKAFGPEVAVNAVAPGWIDMDAEPTEQTRRMVTKTPLRRTGTPQDIAAAVLYFASSASFITGQIMPVDGGLGL from the coding sequence CTCTCGTCACCGGAGGTGCCAAGCGCATCGGCCGAGCCATTGCGCTGGCACTCGCCGGCGCCGGCGCTGACGTCACCATCACCTTCCGCGGTTCCGGCGATGAAGCCGTTGAGACCGTCGATGCAATCGAGCAGCTTGGCCGTCGCGGGTTCGCCTTGGAATGCAACGTGCGCTCCCAACAGTCGGTCCGCCACGCCGTCGCCTCTACCGTCGCAGAGCACGGCCGCCTCGACATCCTTGTCAACAACGCGGCCATCTTCGAGTCAGCCGATCTCGACCAGATCACGCTCGAGCAATGGGACGCGATCTTCGAAACCAACACCCGCGGCCCGTTCCTTTTCGCGCGCGAAGCCATCCCGCACCTGCGCGCGACGCGCGGCCGCATCATCAACATGGGCTCCCTCGGCGGACTACATCCATGGGCTGATCACGGGCACTATTGCTCATCAAAAGCTGCCGTGCACATGCTGACCAAGTGCATGGCAAAGGCCTTCGGACCCGAGGTCGCCGTGAACGCCGTCGCCCCGGGCTGGATCGACATGGACGCTGAGCCCACCGAGCAAACCAGGCGCATGGTCACGAAAACCCCGCTCCGCCGCACCGGAACGCCCCAGGACATCGCCGCAGCGGTCCTCTACTTCGCTTCGAGCGCCAGCTTCATCACCGGCCAGATCATGCCTGTCGACGGCGGCCTCGGTCTCTGA